The following proteins are co-located in the Imtechella halotolerans genome:
- a CDS encoding ABC transporter permease, whose translation MRTTKFFRAVQAEWIKKKGSFAAWLVIVGGLFIPLINTLTYLFYPDKLAILHQTPSNFWDSIFLKSWSMMSIVFLPMGIVLATSLFCQLEFKNNAWKQVHTAPIGYSSVYFAKLIVVLAMMAQLFILFNVGIYLSLAIPSLVYGHPFTSYNFNYSNFLIDNLNYFLACIPMVLLQYSLGLVFRNFLVSIGFGLALVVGGMAALSWKFNYLIPSLHPALQFLTNSQTTPLPFNVLHWSAFYSILFLLSGYIVYFLKPQKG comes from the coding sequence ATGAGAACAACTAAATTTTTCAGAGCTGTACAGGCGGAATGGATTAAAAAGAAAGGAAGTTTTGCTGCTTGGCTTGTAATTGTAGGAGGTCTTTTTATACCCTTAATAAATACGTTAACTTACCTGTTTTATCCAGATAAACTAGCTATACTTCACCAGACACCTAGTAATTTTTGGGATAGCATCTTCTTAAAATCATGGAGTATGATGAGTATTGTTTTTCTTCCCATGGGTATTGTGTTGGCTACGAGTTTATTTTGTCAATTAGAGTTTAAAAATAATGCATGGAAACAAGTTCATACAGCTCCGATCGGATATTCCTCAGTTTATTTTGCTAAATTAATAGTAGTATTGGCTATGATGGCACAGCTCTTTATATTGTTTAATGTAGGGATTTATCTTTCTTTGGCAATACCTTCATTAGTATATGGTCATCCATTTACTTCCTATAATTTTAATTATAGCAATTTTCTTATTGATAATTTAAACTATTTTTTGGCGTGTATCCCTATGGTTCTTCTCCAATATTCTTTAGGGCTAGTGTTTAGAAATTTTTTAGTTTCCATCGGTTTTGGTTTGGCATTAGTTGTGGGAGGGATGGCTGCATTATCATGGAAATTTAATTATTTAATACCATCATTACACCCAGCCTTACAATTTTTGACAAACTCTCAAACGACACCATTACCTTTTAACGTCTTGCATTGGTCTGCTTTTTATTCCATTTTATTTCTATTAAGTGGTTATATCGTATACTTTTTAAAACCTCAAAAGGGATAA